The following are encoded together in the Roseivirga misakiensis genome:
- the rlmB gene encoding 23S rRNA (guanosine(2251)-2'-O)-methyltransferase RlmB — protein MHSNFKADFIYGTRAIIEAIESGKELDKLFIQKDAKNELTGELLKLCRELSIPVQRVPIEKLNRITRKNHQGAIAYVSAVSFASLDNLISESYQKGENPFFIILDRITDVRNFGAISRTAECAGVNGIIVPSRGSAQIGSDAMKTSAGALNYMPICRADNLKTTILSLKENGIQVVACSEKAKHTIYEMDFSVPVALLMGSEEDGISPEYLKLCDSHAKLPIQGKIESLNVSVATGIISYEVIRQRTK, from the coding sequence ATGCATTCAAATTTTAAAGCAGACTTTATTTATGGTACTAGAGCCATAATTGAGGCGATCGAATCAGGCAAAGAATTAGATAAACTCTTTATCCAGAAAGATGCCAAGAACGAATTGACAGGGGAGTTACTGAAACTGTGTAGAGAGTTGTCAATTCCCGTACAGCGAGTACCGATCGAGAAACTCAATAGGATTACTCGAAAAAATCATCAAGGTGCAATTGCCTATGTCTCGGCTGTTTCATTTGCTTCTTTAGATAATCTGATTTCTGAATCTTATCAAAAAGGAGAGAATCCATTCTTTATTATCCTAGATAGAATTACTGATGTAAGGAATTTCGGAGCCATAAGTCGTACGGCAGAGTGTGCTGGCGTCAATGGTATAATAGTTCCAAGTAGAGGCAGTGCGCAGATTGGTTCGGATGCAATGAAAACATCTGCTGGGGCGCTCAACTATATGCCTATTTGCAGAGCTGATAATTTGAAAACAACCATACTGAGTCTTAAAGAAAACGGAATCCAAGTTGTCGCGTGTTCTGAAAAAGCAAAGCATACCATTTACGAGATGGATTTTTCAGTGCCAGTAGCCTTATTAATGGGTTCTGAAGAAGATGGTATTTCGCCAGAGTACTTAAAACTGTGCGATAGCCATGCGAAACTACCGATTCAAGGAAAAATTGAATCTTTAAATGTCTCGGTTGCTACTGGGATTATCAGTTATGAAGTAATCCGGCAAAGAACTAAGTAA
- a CDS encoding GWxTD domain-containing protein gives MKRFIILSILLFSVMSLSAQSRMSSVEISYLFDEDHEFLVRHRVAAQDGKVKLFLKFILNSGNVKFSDYRLSYDVRASYIDEKEVNSAVALDSSYIIDVDFRQYVYAFELDNPSDEALVVVDVYNAVRDKHYNIDIPLKIKDWVPAPFLLFEADKDIPYFANYINKGHAVRIINPFNPQTSYEVNGVTNNKPVALPPFDESVKDPVEKVPLDTAYGVNHGEEFRFYTEGVYKIQSQNYPDHLLSIMVSDEFHPYYGSYSDLITPLIYVSTNDEYTELKSASEGRAAFESFVNSTISSNEQVAKDFIKYYYRRVRKSERLFSEDKEGWKTDRGMVYQVFGNPLQVFRNESTELWVFPSSTGGRLRFIFDIVVEDGLVKYKLIRGKRYRENWMLAVTQWRSGRIIE, from the coding sequence ATGAAACGTTTTATAATCCTTTCCATTCTATTGTTCTCGGTAATGAGCCTGTCCGCTCAAAGTCGAATGAGTTCAGTAGAAATAAGCTATCTATTTGACGAAGACCATGAATTTTTAGTTCGACATCGTGTTGCTGCACAAGATGGGAAAGTCAAGTTGTTTCTGAAGTTTATCTTGAACAGCGGTAATGTTAAATTTTCAGATTACAGGTTGAGTTACGATGTGCGTGCAAGTTATATCGACGAGAAAGAGGTGAACTCAGCGGTTGCTCTGGATTCAAGCTACATTATTGACGTCGATTTTCGCCAGTACGTTTATGCTTTTGAATTAGATAATCCTTCGGATGAAGCTTTAGTGGTGGTTGACGTGTACAATGCCGTCAGGGATAAGCACTACAATATTGATATTCCGTTGAAGATTAAAGACTGGGTACCTGCCCCATTTTTACTATTTGAGGCTGATAAGGATATACCGTATTTCGCCAATTATATAAACAAGGGCCATGCGGTTAGAATAATTAATCCATTTAATCCTCAAACGAGCTATGAAGTAAACGGAGTTACTAATAATAAGCCTGTAGCATTGCCGCCATTTGATGAATCAGTAAAAGATCCGGTTGAAAAGGTTCCTTTAGATACAGCGTATGGTGTTAATCATGGAGAAGAATTTCGATTTTATACGGAAGGAGTCTATAAAATCCAGTCTCAGAATTATCCAGATCATTTATTGAGCATCATGGTCTCCGACGAATTTCACCCCTATTATGGTAGTTACTCGGATTTAATAACGCCACTTATTTATGTGAGCACAAACGATGAGTATACCGAACTTAAAAGTGCCTCCGAAGGAAGAGCTGCTTTTGAGTCATTTGTAAACAGCACCATCTCATCTAACGAGCAAGTCGCCAAGGATTTCATCAAGTACTATTATCGTAGAGTTAGAAAGTCCGAGCGCTTGTTCTCAGAAGATAAAGAGGGATGGAAAACAGATAGGGGTATGGTTTATCAGGTTTTTGGTAACCCTTTGCAAGTGTTTAGAAATGAGAGTACAGAACTCTGGGTTTTTCCCTCGTCAACAGGAGGGAGGCTTCGGTTTATCTTCGATATTGTAGTGGAAGACGGTTTGGTGAAGTATAAATTGATTAGAGGAAAACGTTATCGTGAAAATTGGATGCTTGCTGTTACACAGTGGAGGTCTGGTCGAATTATCGAATAA